The DNA segment TGCTAAATTCAGTTCAACAAGTCTGGCCGAGCATCTTGGGAGTAGCTATGTTGATTACGTTCCAGAAACACCCAATTGGCTTTCTGAGGAGATGATTAAGTGCATATCAGCTATATATTGTGAACTTACAGAACCACCTTCTCTTGATCATAAAAATGCTTCATCCCCTATTTCGTACTCATCTTGTGGTAACGAGTTATCTTCACAGAGCCAGGGTAGTAAATGGGGATCACAATGGAAGAAACACTCATCCTTCAATCTAAACTCCACTAACCCTTTCCATGTCAGAGGGTGCAAAGAATTTAGCGAACCTTATTGCTCAATGACAAGGATACAGAAATTGTGCACAGATAAtcagaaattaaaagaaattgaatacatGCTACGGAGATTTAGGTGAGCCATCTTATAGTGCACAATgctttttatcatattttatttggatTCAAAGTTTGTCTTCTAAATAATCTATTAGTTGGATGATAAAGCTACACGTTACATTTTTTACCTTGAAAATTGAAGTTATCAACTGTGGTATGCATATCTGGTTAGATGATTTCTTTTGTCTGGAAGAACAACTTCATATCCTACTTTCTTGCAGGTCACTTGTTTCTCGGCTGGAAGACGTTAATCCTAGAAATATGAGGCATGAAGAAAAGCTTTCCTTTTGGATTAATGTGCACAATTCCTTAGCAATGCATGTAAAATTTCTGActctcttaattttattttatttttatctcgtGCATGTTATTGCTCCAAATCAGAACCATTATCATCCTCCTCGCTTTCCTCCGCAGGCCTTGTTAGTTTATGGAATTTCAGCCAACAATGTTAAGAGAATGTCCTCAGTACTAAAGGTAAGTTTCTTGTTCATAAAACTCCATGGAATTGACTGGTATGTGACATTTACTAAAATAAGCTAGGATATTCAGGCTGCGTATAACATTGGTGGACATACTATAAGCGTAGACCAGATACAGGACTTCATTCTGGGATGCAGAATGCCTCGCCCAGGACAGGTAAATCTGATTTCCAGAAACCTCAAAGAAGACTGCATATTTCATTTTACACAATAGCCAAACGAGTTTGGCATAGATCAAATACTGTCGTCCGTATGTTTTTTCTTAACTCAGTATTGcacctttctttttctactaGTGGCTGCGGTTGTGGTTTCCTTCAATGACAAAACCAAAGGTTAGAGATGCAAGAAAAGGATATGCAATACATCGTCCAGAACCTTTATTACTATTTGCTCTTTGCACAGGAAGCCATTCTGATCCTGCGGTAGACTTCTGGTCTTTCTGTACTTTTAAGTAAAAGGATACGTTCACCTACAATTTTTGTTGTATTCACCTAACTCAAGGAAACAGAAAATTCTATACCTAAAGATGTAGATTACCAAATTGAAACATTTATAGGtcagaataaatttatttggatTAATGAAAGTTTTCAGAAATTCTTGCCTTTTTCTTAGGTTAAGGTTATAAATAGCACATAAGTTTATGTAGCTTTCACAGCCTCCTTCTTTAAAGAAAGCCTATTATCGGTCATTTTCTCATAAGTTCTCCTGGTCCTTGTTGCAACCTTCTCAGGTACGTTTGTATACACCTAAGAGAGTATTTGAAGAGCTACAATGTGCCAAAGAGGAATACATTCAGTCCAACATCACCATAAGCAAGGAACAGAAAGTAGTTCTCCCAAAGATGGTTGATTCCTTTGCAAAAAATTCAGGTCGAGGAGCATCTGATTTGATGGAGATGATTAAGCCTTATCTACCCGATTCTCAAAGGAAGAGCATTCAAGAGTTTCATTCGAAGTCAAGCTTGAAAAACATTGAATTAACTCCTCATAACTTCACTTTCCTTTACTTGATTTCAAAGGAATTAGCTTGGTAATGACATTCCTTGGTAGGATTCATGTACTTGTGTGGGTAGAATAATCGTCTGCCTATCCATATCTATCCAAAACTTGCATTTGGTGATAAGCACAGGTAGAACGAGCAAGAAGCAAATTTGTCTGCTTCAAAACATAACAGGTGAATAATAGTTGCCTGAGTTATATCTGTGAAGATATTAAACCAAGGATGGTGACACTAAGTGGGAATACGAAGCAGAGAAAGATGTACTTCAGATAGAAAGCAAAGATGTAACTAATTTTTGCTTCATACCTCCCTATCTTAAGGTCCTTTTGAGTTAATGGATGTATATTCTTGATTCTTTTCATCGACATCAGCTTAGAATGATATTTCAATCCTGGATACGTTTTCTGTGTCTGCTCAATAGAAATCATTATTGACGCCCAGCACAGCAATTCTAAAGCACATTCTTATTGCCTTTTGGTCAAACAGCATGAAAGATAACGAGAGAATAactgaaaagaaaatcattaactctaaaaaataattagattttaacAAATGCTTTGTACTTAAAACGCTTTCAATGGGAAAGAGTTATTGATGGCAATAATGTAGAACCAAAATAGTTTATCAAGTAACAACTTGTAATTTATTAACCAAGTGAAACCATGAGTTATGTTTTGGACAgagaataaaacaatttttttctttcaaattacaTGAACTAaagttcaattttaaattttgagaataaaaacgATCTAATCCCAAATTTGAGatactaaatataaaagtttaaatttcaaTTGTTCCTACAAATTAAAGTTATCTGGATAGGAGCATAAATTCCCGATTTTTCTTTGAGGAGGAATTAATACATTTACTCTAGATTAGTATTTAAATCACAATATAGTTGATGTTATAAACTGAG comes from the Vigna radiata var. radiata cultivar VC1973A chromosome 2, Vradiata_ver6, whole genome shotgun sequence genome and includes:
- the LOC106755587 gene encoding uncharacterized protein LOC106755587 isoform X2, with the translated sequence MKRRVMADGLENISEASYRPEVEPGKLKHSNESKTRQYNNIDLQSSLTQEILQLQKRLQQQFVIRRALEKARYLPFSQDAALENAIPKAAKELIQEIGILELEVVYLEQYLLSLYRKRFDQQISSLSPKERRLELTSDTNKVKSAVPSNGAISDKEISVVNCSNVISPRNSVGFRLKECNNQLESETVLDSSIHRCHSALSQRTACSIEASPGNIETKAVVDSYHSLPLSMLEQTQFAKFSSTSLAEHLGSSYVDYVPETPNWLSEEMIKCISAIYCELTEPPSLDHKNASSPISYSSCGNELSSQSQGSKWGSQWKKHSSFNLNSTNPFHVRGCKEFSEPYCSMTRIQKLCTDNQKLKEIEYMLRRFRSLVSRLEDVNPRNMRHEEKLSFWINVHNSLAMHALLVYGISANNVKRMSSVLKAAYNIGGHTISVDQIQDFILGCRMPRPGQWLRLWFPSMTKPKVRDARKGYAIHRPEPLLLFALCTGSHSDPAVRLYTPKRVFEELQCAKEEYIQSNITISKEQKVVLPKMVDSFAKNSGRGASDLMEMIKPYLPDSQRKSIQEFHSKSSLKNIELTPHNFTFLYLISKELAW
- the LOC106755587 gene encoding uncharacterized protein LOC106755587 isoform X1, producing the protein MHGIEWRDSVFKQFKLMDPTVSISSHKRSNSDPMKRRVMADGLENISEASYRPEVEPGKLKHSNESKTRQYNNIDLQSSLTQEILQLQKRLQQQFVIRRALEKARYLPFSQDAALENAIPKAAKELIQEIGILELEVVYLEQYLLSLYRKRFDQQISSLSPKERRLELTSDTNKVKSAVPSNGAISDKEISVVNCSNVISPRNSVGFRLKECNNQLESETVLDSSIHRCHSALSQRTACSIEASPGNIETKAVVDSYHSLPLSMLEQTQFAKFSSTSLAEHLGSSYVDYVPETPNWLSEEMIKCISAIYCELTEPPSLDHKNASSPISYSSCGNELSSQSQGSKWGSQWKKHSSFNLNSTNPFHVRGCKEFSEPYCSMTRIQKLCTDNQKLKEIEYMLRRFRSLVSRLEDVNPRNMRHEEKLSFWINVHNSLAMHALLVYGISANNVKRMSSVLKAAYNIGGHTISVDQIQDFILGCRMPRPGQWLRLWFPSMTKPKVRDARKGYAIHRPEPLLLFALCTGSHSDPAVRLYTPKRVFEELQCAKEEYIQSNITISKEQKVVLPKMVDSFAKNSGRGASDLMEMIKPYLPDSQRKSIQEFHSKSSLKNIELTPHNFTFLYLISKELAW